A single window of Nicotiana sylvestris chromosome 5, ASM39365v2, whole genome shotgun sequence DNA harbors:
- the LOC138868721 gene encoding uncharacterized protein — MDPQAAGQNRLTELHELEEFRYQAFEIMRLYKNRMKKIHDKHIVDRNFKPGDKVLLYNSRLRLFPGKLKSRWSGPFRVVQMFASGSIEIESKDGTNKFSVNGQRLKHYLGIAEEKGNTVVINLKEP; from the coding sequence ATGGATCCCCAAGCAGCTGGACAAAATCGACTGACAGAGTTGCATGAGCTGGAAGAATTTAGATATCAAGCCTTTGAGATCATGAGGCTCTACAAGAACAGAATGAAGAAGATACATGATAAGCACATTGTGGACAGAAATTTCAAACCCGGTGACAAGGTATTATTGTACAATTCAAGGTTGAgattgtttccgggtaagctaAAGTCTCGATGGTCAGGACCATTTAGAGTGGTGCAAATGTTCGCAAGTGGATCTATCGAGATTGAGTCAAAAGATGGGACAAACAAGTTCTCAGTaaatgggcaaaggttgaaacattaccttggaatagctgaagaaaaagggaatacagtggTGATCAATTTGAAAGAACCCTAG